CAAAGAGAATACACCAATCTTTGGGTAATATTTCACCCATTGATTATTTAATAAAAACTGTTCCGGAGTCTCAAATGTGCGTGACGCGTACACATACTTTTAAATTTATTCAAAAAAGTATATAATTATAAAGTTATGAAGATATTTAGAGAGGGGTGTTTATTATGGATACCAGTAACAAAATTGAAGATACAAATGAAAATAAGATAATAGAGATTCCTTTAATTATTCAGGTAAAAGAATTAGCCGAAAAATTAGGCAAACCTGTTGTTGAGGTTATTTCTGAGTTGTTAAAAAACGGAGTGATGGCAACTATCAATGAAGATATTGATTATGAAACCGCTGCTATTATATCTGAAGAATTTGGTTTTACTGCAAAAGAAGCATTGGAAGATGGAGAGTCTAATAGGAGAACTATTGCGGATTTAGACTCAGATGAAGAGAAAACCGAATCAAGGTCGCCGGTTGTAATAGTCATGGGACATGTTGACCACGGTAAAACTTCCTTATTAGATGCTATTAGAAAAGCTGATGTGGTTTCATCTGAATCAGGGGGGATTACCCAGCATATAGGTGCATATCAAATAGAAAAAAATGGTAAGAAAATTACTTTTTTAGATACGCCTGGACATGAGGCTTTTTCAACTATGCGAGCCCGTGGCGCTCAAGTGACAGATGTCGGGGTTTTAGTTGTCGCCGCTGATGATGGCGTAAAACCTCAAACGATTGAATCAATAAATCACTTGAAAAGTGCGAATTTACCTTTTGTTGTAGCAGTTAATAAAATCGATAAACCAGGAGCTGATATAGAAAAAGTAAAACAAGAATTGTCTGAACACAAAGTCATATGTGAAGACTGGGGAGGCGATGTTGTTCTTATACCTGTGTCAGCTAAGACAAAAGAAGGCATAGATCAGCTTCTTGAAATGATTTTATTAATATCAGATATGAAAGAATGTAAAGCTAATTCAAAGGGTAGATTATGGGGCACTATTATTGAATCGCATTTAGATAAAGGAAGAGGTCCAACTGCAACATTACTTGTACAAAATGGAACTCTTAAAGTAGGGGATTATGTCGTTTGCGGTTCTATTTACGGAAAGATAAGAGTTATTGAGAATTCTAATCTTAAAAAAATCGAAGAAGCGATTCCCGGTATGCCAGTTAGGATATGGGGATTAAAAGATCTTTCTGATGTTGGTGAATTACTGGAGGGTGTGAAATCTGAAAAGGAAGCAAAAGCTGAAGTTTCTGAAAGAAAACACTTTGAAAGTTTAAAGAATCTTAAAGAAAGAAAAAACATTGGAGTAAAGGGTATCTCGGATAAAATTAAAGAAGGCAAAGTCAAAGAATTAAAAGTTGTTCTAAAGGCCGATGTTAAAGGCTCTTTAGAGGCGTTAAATATGTCTTTAAATAAACTTAACACTAACGAAGTAGCTGTTAATCTTATTAAAGAGGGACTCGGTGAAATATCTGAATCTGATGTCACCTTGGCAGGCGATGATGCTATTGTGATTGGGTTTAAGGTTGGTATTAGTTTAGCAGCCCAGAAATCATCGGAAAAACATAAAACAGAAATACGTCTTTATGACGTTATTTATAATGTTATTGATGACATAAAAGAAGCACTGACCGCGCTTCTTCCAAAAGAAATTATTGAAAAAGAGATGGGTAAAGGTAAGATCCTTAAAGTATTTAAATCAGGCAAGAATGATATGATTATCGGTGCAAAGTTAATTAACGGAAAAGTTAATAAAGAAATGGAAGTAAAGCTTGAGAAAGAAGGTAATCTTACATACGGCAAAATAGTTGGTTTAAAGATTGTTAAAGATAATGTGAGTGAAGTATCAGGGGATAAAGAATTTGGTATAAATATATCAGGGATTTCTCATTTAGAAGAGGGCGATGAACTAGTCTTTATAATAAAAGAAGAGAAAGTTAGAAACCTTTAAAATGATAAAGAGAATAGACAGAGTTAATGAGCTTATTAAACAGGAATTAAGCAAATTAATAGGTGAATATTTTAAACCAAAAGATATTCTGATTACTGTTACTCGTGTTAAAACAGAACCAGATCTTAGAAGCGCAGAAGCTTTTATAAGTATTTTTCCTTTTGCTAAGGCAGAAGAAACATTAAAACAGTTTAAAGAGATATTGCCAAGGATTCAGCATATTTTAGATGGAACTATTGAACTTAAATATATTCCAAAAATTCAACTATTTTTGGATGAATCTTTAGAGTACGAATCTAATATTGAGAGATTGCTCGATAAAATTAAGGATAGTAAGATGAAACACTGATTTTATCAATAAGGAAAAGTTATGGAAGCTACGCTAACAGACAATTTAAATAAAATAAAAAATCTTGTTTTGGATAACAACGATTTTACTATTTTAAGTCATATGGATCCTGATGGTGATGCGGTTGGTGGTGTTTGTGCTTTGGCTCACGGTTTAAAAAAAATAGGAAAGAATGTTAGACCTGTTCTTTCAGGCTCTTTGCCTATTAATTTTTATTATCTCCCTCTTCCTGTTTTTGAAGAAAAAATACCAGATACAACTGATATTTTTTTTGTTTTAGATTGTGCCGCTTTAGATAGAACTGGATATATGCAAGAAGTTTTAAAAAGAGAAAAAGCTCAAATTATTAATATTGATCATCACATCCAGCTTAATGATTTTGGTCATATTAATGTCGTTGATCCATCTTTAACGTCCACATCGGAAATTATATTTCACTTATTAGATTTTTTATCGATTGATGTTGATAAGAATATGGCTAATTGTTTACTGACCGGGATTTATTTTGATACCGGAAGTTTTATGCACTCTAATACAACTAAAGACAGCTTAGAGATTGCTGCGCAATTAGTTTCTAAGGGTGCAAATATAAAACAAATAGCTGAAAACAATTTTAGGAGAAAAAATGTTTCTGCTTTAAAACTATGGGGAAGGGTTCTTTCTAGGATTAAGAATGACCGAGAAAAGGGGATTGTAAGCTCTATTATAACCAAGAAAGATCTTGAAGAATGTGGAGCAAATGAGTCAGATCTTGAAGGTGTTGTAAATCTTATTAACTCTATCCCTGATGCAAGAGCCGCACTGCTTTTAAGAGAAGATAAAGATGAAATTAGAGGAAGTTTAAGATCAGAGAATGGTGGACTTGATGTGAGGAAGGTTGCAAATTTATTTGGTGGAGGGGGGCATGTTAGGGCATCTGGGTTTAGAATTAAAGGCAAGCTTAGAGAAACAGAAAATGGTTGGGAAATTATAGAAGAATAATTTTTTACTTTTTTATAAAAGTAATTAAAATATTTCTTTGCAACTTTTTTAGAAAAAGTCGCCCAAAAATCGCAGCCGGTTCAAAAAAGCTGAAAATTTTTCAAGTTTCAAGCTTCCATATCTGAACGATTTCTAAGAAGAAACCGCCCTCACAAAGAGATGTTATTACTCTCTTTGTTCGGGTTGGCAGATTTTCGTCTTGATAGGAATCAAGACCGTTTGAAACTCTCAAATTTTCCGAGCGCTTTTTTGAGATGGCTGCATTTAAGGCAAAGAGAAGAAAACAAAAAACCGCTTTTTCAAAATGCGGGCAGAAAAAAAGGTTTAAAAAGATTTTTGACATTTACAAACGCTTGTTCAATAATGTAAATATGCAAGAAAAACAACCATGGTATTACTTCTTATTTAAACCTATTCCTGATACTAAGCGTACACCTGAAAATTGGGGCCTTTTCTCTGCAAATTGGTTTCTTTGGATGATAGGGTATTTCGTTATCGGCCTGATAATGGTTTGGAATATTATTCAAGGGAAAGCAAAAATAGATAATCCAGTTTTGTATTTAATGGTTGCGCTTATGGTAATATTGCCCGGAGTTTCTATCTATGGTCTAATCAAAAAGAAATCTTGGTGGGTAAGGCCTGTTATAGTGTTATGGCCACTTTTAGTTATTATAGTAATCTTAATGAGAATAGATTGGTAAATTATTAAGATAACTATACATGAGTCAATAATTATTAATTCTTTTTTATTCAGTAAATGATAATATATTTCGGTAACCATTCAGGAATTCTTTTATATTCATTCCTTTTTTCCCTTCGGGTTGGATTTTGGTTATAACTAAGTAATGATCTAACGCTTTTATCTTTAACTTATCATTTTCAATTTTTAGTCGGTCTATTTCTAGATCGTTATTTTTTTCAATGTAAGCGTTTAGTATTTTCACTCTTAGTTCTTTTCCGTTTTTAAGTTTGAAAAAGGTAAACGTGCCAGGCCAGGGGTTTAAGGCTCTTATTTTTCTTTCTATGACTTCTGCATTTTCTTGCCAATTTATTTTTCCATCTTCTTTTGTAAATAACTTAGTATAATTGGCCTTATTATTATCCTGAGGAATTGGTTTAATAGTTCCTTTATAAATATTTTCCAAATTATCAATTAACATTTTAAAAGTTAGATCGGCTAATTTTTTTCTTAAGGATATTTGATTTTCATTATTAGTAATAGTCATCTTTTCCTGTAAATATATTGGACCTTCATCAATACCTTCTGTCATTCTTATAATAGTAACACCGGTTTCTTTATCCCCGTTTAGTAGAGCACTAATATAAGGGGATGGACCTCTGTATTTCGGTAATAATGATGGATGAGTATTAATAGTCAATTTTGGGACGGATAAAGACTTAGGGGATAGGATGATACCAAAATCAGAAACAATTAATAAATCCGGTTTTAAGGATTCTAAAGTTTCCTCTAGTTCCTTTTTATTGCTTACTTCATATACGGTTAGTCCTAAATTTTTAATTTCTCCTTTTACGGGGTTGTCATTTTTTTGCGTAATTATTTCTAGGTTTTTATATTTTTTCAATAACCCGATAATCTGGAGTGCAGCAAAGTAACCGCTTCCAGCGAATAATATTTTATTCATTGTTTTTTGGTTCATCATAATATTTTTAGAGCTCTATTTTTATTTTTTCTCCATTAGGCCCAATTTTATGCAGTGTATTAATATCTGCTTTATCTGTAAAAAGTACGCCATTTAAATGATCAATCTCATGTTGAAGGGCTCTAGCAAATAAGCCATCCGCTCTGATTTTTATTTGGTTTCCTTTTCTATCTAATGCTTTTAAAGTTATTTTTGTCGGCCTTTCTACTGATCCCCAAATTCCTGGTACACTGAAGCATCCTTCATCTTCACAACTTTTTTCTTTGGAAGTTTTTATTATTTCCGGATTGATAAGAATAGTTAAGGGTATGATAGGAACTTCTTCTCCATTTTTTCTCTTATTACCTCTTGACTCAACTATAATTAATTTTATTGATTCACCAACTTGGGGCGCAGCAAGACCAACCCCATTTAAGCCTCTAAGCGTTTCAGTCATATTGTTTATTAATTTGTTTATTGATTTATCTATTTTTTTAATTTTTATTGCCTTCCTTCTTAAAGTATCTGAAGGCACAGTTACTATTTCCATATTCGCCATAATTTACTCCTTAAATTAAAGATTCAGGGTTTCTTTCTATAGAAATATTCTTCATTGATCTAAATATTTTATCATAGAAAACTTTATTTTTCTCGGTTTTAACAATAATGACTTTTCTTGATTTTCCGTTCTTATCTGATATATAGGGGGAGAATGGTCCTATGATTTCATATTTTTTTAAATGTTCCTTGATCTCTCTTATTTGTTTATTGATTTTTTTATCATCGTTTCCCCTAAAAATAATTTGAATTAAATCACAGAAAGGTGGGTAATGTAAATCCTTCAGGTTTTTTAATTTATTCTCAAAAAATGAAAAATAATTCTGTTTTTTTATGACGTTAATTAAAGGATTTTCTGTATTCGCAGTTCTTATAATAACCTTTGTATCTTGGTTAATTTTGGATATCAGAGAATCTATAATTTTTTGTGCTTTTTCTTCAGCTTGATATGTTGGAAGATTGAGAATGCTATCGACAGAGAAAAATATTAAGAGACCGACTTTTTTAAAATCAATCATTTTTATCATTTGGGTCCCAACTATGATGTCAGCGTTTTTGATTTTATTATTATCAAAGTTTTTTTTGTTTCTTTCGTCAACTCTTAATATTTTCGCTTTGGGGAATTGTGCTTTTAATTTTATCTCTAATTTTTCAGTTCCTATACCTGATCTTTTGATAATTTTACTTCCACAATTGCTACACATAATAGGTATTTCTTTTTTAAAACCACAATGATTGCATAGAAGAAACTGTTCTGTAGAAGTTAAGGGTATATTGCAGCTTGGGCAGGTGAAAGTAAAATTACAATCAGGACACATTATCACAGTATCTTTACCTTTTCTATTTAAAAAGAAAACATTTTTTTTGCCTGATTTAAAATTCTTTTGGATTAATTGTTCTATTTTTGTATCAATAAACTCCCGGTTTCCTCTAATATCTAAAATAATTATCTCAGGTTTTTTAGCAATAAAGCCAGATTTTATATTCTTATATCCATTTTTATTACGATAAAAGTTTTCTAATGTTTGGATGTCTGTTTGCAATATTAAATTGCATCTAGTAATTTTTTGCAGATACTCAGCTATTTCATTTATTTTATATCTTGGAGTTTTTTCCTGTTTATGACCGTCTTCATATTCTTTATCTATGATAATAAGGCCTAGATTTTGGAATGGGGAAAATATTGCAGTTCTGGTTCCTATAATTAAATCAACTTCATCATTTCTTATTTTAAGCCACTCCTTACTCTTTTCTTTTTTATTAAGTTTGCTTGTTAGGGTCGCCGTTTTTAATCTTTTTTCTGATATTATTTTTGAGAAATTTTCTAATGATATGTTGTCAGGGAAGATTAAAAGAGCTTGCTTGTTATTCTTTATGCATTTAGAAATTGCTTTAAGGTAGAAAGATATCTTTTTGTCATCATATGTATATAGGATATACTTTTTGCCTGTCTGCCTAATTAAGCTTTGCTTATTATAGTTTGGTTTGATTCTGATCTCTGAAAGATGTTTTTCTAAGTTTTTTATATTCATGTTTTTTATAACTTGATATAAAGAAGAAAAATAGAAATATGATACCCACTTAGCCAGGGCTATTTGTTTCTCTGTAAAGAGTGGAGTAGGGTTTATGATATATATTATTTTTTTGGTTTTGAAGGCAGGTTGATTATTCGTTAATCCCAAAACTATTCCTTTAATAGCTCTATCACCTAATGGAATTTCTACAACTTGTCCTATTTTAATAATTTCTGTTAGCTCATTTGGTATTTTATAGGACAAGGCGTCTGTATAAGTAAATGGCAATATTTTTGCATACATAGTATGTATTTATTCTAGTCTATTGTGATACAATTATAAAGGTAAGGATTATTTATTATGACAAAAAGAAGAATTTTTATCGCTGTTAATTTTCCAGTCGAGATAAAACAGGCAATTAATAGTATTATTGATAAAATAAAAAATTCAGAACCTAATATAAAATGGGTTGATCTTGATAACACTCATATTACCCTTGCCTTTTTAGGTTGGGTTACGGAAAAAGAAATAGCTAGGGCCACAGTTATTCTTAAACAGATTTCTAAAAATTTTAAAATATTTAAGATCAACTTAGGCAACATCGGTTTTTTCCCTTCAATTAATACGGCTAGAGTAGTTTGGATCGGTAGTGGGGAAAATCTTAATATTTTAAATATTCAAAATAACTTAAACAAGCAGCTGGCGATTAGTGGTTTGAAAACAGAAGATAGACTGTTTACCCCACATTTAACAATAGGGAGAGTGAAGAAAGATAAAAAAATAAAGAATACTGATAAGATTCTGGCAATATCTAAGAAAATAGATATCGGAGAAGTTATTGTTTCAAACATTGATATTATGGAAAGTGTTTTAAAGAAATCAGGACCTGAATATAAATTACTCTTTAGGGTGAATCTAAATGATTTTGGAAAATCTATTAATGCTCTGATCTAAATTATCTATAAAGGGGGATAAAATGTTTAAAGATCGAAAAGATGCAGGAAAGAAGTTAGTCCATCAGCTTGGAGAATACAGGAATCGTAAAGATACAATGATTCTTGCTATTCCAAGGGGCGGGGTTATCTTAGGTTTAGAAATAGCCAAATTTCTTAATGTACCGTTGGATATAATAGTAGTAAGAAAAATAGGCGCACCAGATAACCCCGAATATGCTGTTGGCGCAGTTGATCAAAATGGCAATATATTAAGGAATCCAGAAGCCGAAGTGTCAGAGAAGTATTTAGATATACAGGGGAGAGAAGTTTTAAAAGAAATAAAAAGAAGAATAAAGGAATACAGAAAGGGCTCTGCAAGGCTCAATTTAGTTAATAAAAATGTTATTTTGGTTGATGATGGTATAGCAACGGGCTTAACGGTTTTGAAGGCAGTAGATTTTATTAAAACAGAAAAAGCTAAAAAAGTAATATTGGCTGTTCCTGTTATTGCAAAAGATATGATAAATAGATTAGAGGAAAGCGTAGATGATTTAATATTTTTAGAATCCCCTGAAGTATTTTTTGCAGTTGGGCAATTTTACTTAAACTTTCCTCAAGTTACTGATTCTGAGGTGAAAGAAACTCTAGCAATAAGCAGGAAAAGAAAAGTTTAATAATCTTATTCCCTAACGTAACCAATATATGTTAAAATGATCTATATTCTGTTTTTGTAATGGAATTTATATGAAAAAGAAAAAATTCTTATTTAGGTTTATTTTTCTCATTTTCCTTTTGGCAATATCGATATTGATTGTTATACCAAAAGGACCTGATTTAGATTTGACTAAAATTGGTATTAATTATAAAAAACCGCTTAAGCTCAATAAGGGTTTAGATTTACAGGGCGGTACGCAATTAGTTTATGAATTAGATACTTCTAAAGAAAGCCAAAAGGCAGAAGCTCAGGATAAAGCAATAGCAGTTATTAGAAATAGAGTTGATGCTTTTGGAGTTTCGGAACCCGTGATATATCTTGAAACATTCGGAAGTTCTCAGAGAATTATTGTACAATTGCCGGGTATTCAAAATATAGATGAAGCCATAAACCTTATTGGAAAAACCGCGCAGCTTGAATTTAAGGAATCCGATTCTTCCCCCCAAAGTATAAGCGGAGAACCGATGATGTTAGGAGGTGGATGGAAAAAAGATCCTGTTCTAACTGGAGCCGATTTTAAGAAAGCGGAAGTTGGTCGGGATGAAAAAGGGAACATAGGGATTGATATTGAATTTAATTCTGAGGGAGCAAAGAAATTTTCCGAAGCTACCAAAAGAAATATCGGTAAGCAGATTGCAATTTTTTTAGATAACGAAATTATTTCTGCGCCTACAGTACAGACGGAAATTCCTGACGGAAAAGCAAGAATAACTGGTAAATTTAATTTAAAAGAGGCTCGCGATCTATCTATTCAATTTAATGCCGGCGCCTTACCGGTGCCCATGAAGCTTGTTGAACAAAAAAATGTAGGAGCGACACTAGGTCAAGATTCGGTTAATAATAGTATTTTGGCTGGCTTAGTTGGTATTTTAGCAATAATGATTTTCCTTTTGGCTTTTTATAGATTTTTTGGTTTGCTATCTGTGATATCTGTGATCTTTAGTTCTTTAATTACACTGGCTTTATTTAAGCTTTTTTCTGTTACATTAACTTTAGCCGGTATAGCTGGTTTTATATTATCAACGGGTGCAGCAGCGGATGCTTCTATATTAATTCTAGAGAGAATAAAAGAAGAATTGAGAAGGGGAAAAAATTTTGGTTTAGCCATAGAGAAGGGATATAAGGGTGCTTGGAGCAGCATATGGACATCCAACGTAGTAAGTTTAATTTTAGCTTCGGTTATTTATTATTTAGGCACAGGGCTTATTAGAGGATTTGCAGTAACTTTAGGAATTGGTATTTTTGTTAGTTTAATGATGGTTGTTTTAGCTTCCGAACCTATATTAAGATTTATAGCATTAAGAAAATTTATCGGAAAGGAAAAACTTTTTAATATTTTGATTGGAGTAAAGGTAAAGGATTTAGAGGTTAAAAGCAAGATATGAATATAATTACTAACCGTAAAATTTGGTTTATTATATCGGGAATTCTTATGGTAGTTAGTGTATTAAGTATTATTTTTGGTCAGTTAAAAATGGGTTTAGATTTTACAGGCGGTAGTTTTATTGAAGTAAAAGGAATAGATAATGTTGATAAAGCCAAGGAATTATTAACTTCAGTAAAAATAGAAGTTATTTCATTAGAAAAATCTGATAATATATTGAAAATAAAGACAAAAGTTTTAGCTGATGATGGCCATAAAAAAATTATTACAGAGCTTAAAAAAATAAATAAAGACGTTAAAGAAATACGCTTTGAAACGGTTGGTCCTACTATTAGTAAAGATATAGCAACTAAAGCTTATCTTTCTTTGACGATAGCCATGTTAGTCATAGTTGGATTTATCGCATGGTCTTTTAAGGGTATATCAAAGCCGGTAGCTTCTTGGAAGTATGGTGTTTGTACCATTATTGCACTGATACATGATGTTTTATTTGTCGTTGGTTCATTTGCTATATTAGGAAAGTTTTTTAATATTGAGATTGACAGTTTATTCATTACAGCTCTTCTTACCATAATAAGTTTTTCTGTTTACGATACGATTGTTGTCTTTGATAGGATCAGAGAAAATTTGAGAAGATCAAGCAGGGAAACATTTGAAGAGATTGTTAATGATAGTGTTACAGAAACAATTGTTCGTTCTCTAAATAACTCTTTAGCTGTAATTTTTGTTATTACAGCCCTTCTTTTATTGGGCGGTGAAACCATTCGTTCTTTTGTGATGGCTTTATTGATTGGCATGTTTGTGGGTACCTATTCTTCTATTTTTATTGCTAGCCCGCTTTTAGTTACTTGGAAAAACTTGGACGACAAAAGAGCTAAAAAACAGGCTTAGATTGTTATTAATAACAATCTAAAGTAAATTTTCCTTTATTTATTGTTGTTTAGCTTCGGAGGAAGTATGTTGAAGACCCTTGAGAAAAAATGGAAAATAAATAAAGCTCTACCTGAAAGATTTTTTAAGGAACATAAAAATATTTCAAGGATATTTTTGCAGCTTCTTTTTAATAGAACAGTATTTAGTATAAAAGATTCCAGGAAAAAAAGAGAAGAAAAAATTCGTAATTTTTTGTATCCTTCTTATGAAGATCTTTTTGATCCTGTAGGCATAAAAGATTTAACAAAAGCAACTAAGAGAATACAGCAAGCCATCAAGCATAAAGAGCCGATAGCTATCTTTGGAGACTATGACGCTGATGGTGTCACGGCGAGCTCTGTTGTTTATGAGATGTTTAATTTTTTCGGAATCAAGCCCCTAGTGTATATACCGCACAGAGAAAAGGAGGGTTATGGATTGAATAGTGAGGCAATTAAAAGGATAGCTTCAAAAAAAATTAAACTACTTGTTACGGTTGATTGCGGAATAAGAAATTTTAAGGAAATAGAAGAAGCGAATAAATTAGGCATAGATGTTATAATTACTGACCATCATGAGCCTTCGTCCCGTATACCTAAAGCATTTGCGGTAATAAACCCAAAACGTAAAGACTGCAAGTATCAATTTGATCAATTGGCAGGCGTAGGTGTAGCATTTAAGCTTGCCCAAGGAGTTATTAGATTATTTCAATCTAAAGATAAAGGTGAGGTTTTTTTAAAGTGGCTTTTAGATTTAGTAGCCATAGGTACTATTGCAGATTGCGTACCTCTAATCGGAGAAAATAGAACCTTAGCTAAATTCGGGCTTATTGTTTTTTCTAAAACAAGAAGAATAGGAATAATAGAACTTAAGCGAAGAGCAAAAAACGGGAATGGTTCAGACTTAGATTTTTTTATAATCCCCCGAATAAATGCAGTAGGAAGATTAGATCATGCTGATTTAGCCTTTTTATTGCTTACAACACAATCTAAAATTGAGGCATTTAAAATAGTAAATAGGGTAGAAGATCTTAATATAAAAAGAAGAGAGGTAACTGATCGGATTCTGAAAGAGGCAAGAGAGGAAATAGAATCTTTTCTTGATGATAAAAATATTATAATTTTAGCAAACAAAGATTGGCCTTCATCAGTATTAGGCATAGTAGCGGGCAGATTAGCCGAGGAATATAAAAGACCCGTCTTAATCGTTGAAAAAGGTATTGAATTTTCAAAGGGATCAGGCAGGAGCTATAAGGGTTTTGATATTAATGAATCCCTTCAATCAATGTCTCATTTGTTTGAAAAGGTTGGGGGGCATAAACAGGCGGTTGGTTTTACTTACAGAACAAAGAATCATGAAATTATTAAATCTCAATTAATTGAAAACACTGATAATGTTATTGTTGGGAGTATAGAAGATTTTTATGAGATAGATGTTGAAATAAAACCTGAGGAAATCAGCCCGTTATTTTATAAAGAATTACAGAATTTTGCTCCATTCGGAAAATCTAATCCTACTCCAACTTTTTTAATGGAAAAAGTCAATATAACATCTAAGCGTTTAGTCGGTTCTAATAACCATCTTAAAATGAATCTGGAGAAAAATAATAAAAAATTTGAAGGAATTGCCTTTGGTAAAGGCGAGTGGGATAATAATTTACAGGAAGGCGATAAAGTTGACATTATTTTTAAAATTGAAGAAAATAAATTTTTTGGCTTTCCATCAATTCAACTTAGGATATTAGATTTAAATTTATCAAATGGCTAAAATTTATATGCTATCTTTAAATATTAAACCTTCACTAGAAGGTATCATCGAAAAATGTAAAAACAGACCAGGGTTTAATGCAAAATGCGAGGCTTTAATTAAGAAAGCTTATTCGTTTGCTTATAAGTGTCATTTAGGTCAAAAAAGAACTAATGGTGATCCATATATTGTTCACGCTTTAGCAACAGGATATTATTTAGCTGAACTGGGTATGGATGCTAACACAATAGCTGCTGGATTGCTTCATGATGTTCCAGAGGATACTAAATGTAATCAGGAAGAAATAGTTAATGAATTTGGTCATGAAATTGCTCAGATTGTAGAAGGTGTAACACGTTTAGGAGGGGTGAAATATTTTGGTAAAAGGGGAAGGGTTGAAGATTTAAGAAAACTTCTTCTGGTTATGGCTAAGGATTTGCGGGTTATTGTAGTTAAATTAGCGGATCGCTTGCATAATATGCAAACTATAAACGTTTTAACTCTCGCTAAAAGGAAAAGAATAGCTACCGAAACTTTAGAAATATATTCTCCCTTAGCTTCAAGATTAGGTATGGGTGAAATAAAAGGAATTT
This genomic interval from bacterium CG_4_10_14_0_2_um_filter_33_32 contains the following:
- the recJ gene encoding single-stranded-DNA-specific exonuclease RecJ; the protein is MLKTLEKKWKINKALPERFFKEHKNISRIFLQLLFNRTVFSIKDSRKKREEKIRNFLYPSYEDLFDPVGIKDLTKATKRIQQAIKHKEPIAIFGDYDADGVTASSVVYEMFNFFGIKPLVYIPHREKEGYGLNSEAIKRIASKKIKLLVTVDCGIRNFKEIEEANKLGIDVIITDHHEPSSRIPKAFAVINPKRKDCKYQFDQLAGVGVAFKLAQGVIRLFQSKDKGEVFLKWLLDLVAIGTIADCVPLIGENRTLAKFGLIVFSKTRRIGIIELKRRAKNGNGSDLDFFIIPRINAVGRLDHADLAFLLLTTQSKIEAFKIVNRVEDLNIKRREVTDRILKEAREEIESFLDDKNIIILANKDWPSSVLGIVAGRLAEEYKRPVLIVEKGIEFSKGSGRSYKGFDINESLQSMSHLFEKVGGHKQAVGFTYRTKNHEIIKSQLIENTDNVIVGSIEDFYEIDVEIKPEEISPLFYKELQNFAPFGKSNPTPTFLMEKVNITSKRLVGSNNHLKMNLEKNNKKFEGIAFGKGEWDNNLQEGDKVDIIFKIEENKFFGFPSIQLRILDLNLSNG
- the secD gene encoding protein translocase subunit SecD yields the protein MKKKKFLFRFIFLIFLLAISILIVIPKGPDLDLTKIGINYKKPLKLNKGLDLQGGTQLVYELDTSKESQKAEAQDKAIAVIRNRVDAFGVSEPVIYLETFGSSQRIIVQLPGIQNIDEAINLIGKTAQLEFKESDSSPQSISGEPMMLGGGWKKDPVLTGADFKKAEVGRDEKGNIGIDIEFNSEGAKKFSEATKRNIGKQIAIFLDNEIISAPTVQTEIPDGKARITGKFNLKEARDLSIQFNAGALPVPMKLVEQKNVGATLGQDSVNNSILAGLVGILAIMIFLLAFYRFFGLLSVISVIFSSLITLALFKLFSVTLTLAGIAGFILSTGAAADASILILERIKEELRRGKNFGLAIEKGYKGAWSSIWTSNVVSLILASVIYYLGTGLIRGFAVTLGIGIFVSLMMVVLASEPILRFIALRKFIGKEKLFNILIGVKVKDLEVKSKI
- the secF gene encoding protein translocase subunit SecF — encoded protein: MNIITNRKIWFIISGILMVVSVLSIIFGQLKMGLDFTGGSFIEVKGIDNVDKAKELLTSVKIEVISLEKSDNILKIKTKVLADDGHKKIITELKKINKDVKEIRFETVGPTISKDIATKAYLSLTIAMLVIVGFIAWSFKGISKPVASWKYGVCTIIALIHDVLFVVGSFAILGKFFNIEIDSLFITALLTIISFSVYDTIVVFDRIRENLRRSSRETFEEIVNDSVTETIVRSLNNSLAVIFVITALLLLGGETIRSFVMALLIGMFVGTYSSIFIASPLLVTWKNLDDKRAKKQA